The Kwoniella dendrophila CBS 6074 chromosome 1, complete sequence genome contains a region encoding:
- a CDS encoding haloacid dehalogenase, type II: MSLAPFKVLLFDCYGDWETGMLENLKPLLDQPSAPNREKLFEVLGPIENKTQDDTPTMLYYDVLTKVYSETAGKLGLKADESQAKAFGHSVPSWPAFPDSSEALKKLSDAGLKLVILSNVDNTSFEGSRKRLENGFTFDAIYTAEKIGSYKPSLRNFDYAIENIKKDFGLEKEDILIVANSKYHDIQPGNKKDLKSAWIDRDKASMGVSAYKDVKPTYQFSTMIEFANAMVKDKS; encoded by the exons ATGTCTCTTGCACCATTTAA AGTTTTGCTATTCGACTGTTATGGT GACTGGGAGACTGGAATGTTAGAAAACTTGAAACCATTACTTGATCAGCCTTCTGCTCCTAATAGAGAGAAATTATTCGAAGTACTTGGTCCAATAGAGAACAAAACTCAGGATGATACACCCACAATGTTATATTACGATGT ATTGACGAAAGTATATTCAGAAACAGCAGGTAAATTGGGTTTAAAGGCAGATGAAT CCCAAGCAAAAGCATTCGGTCATTCAGTACCTTCGTGGCCAGCGTTCCCAGATTCATCAGAAGCATTAAAGAAACTTTCCGATGCAGGATTGAAATTGGTTATTCTGTCTAATGTGGATAATACTAGTTTTGAAGG ATCGAGGAAGCGGTTAGAAAATGGGTTTACATTTGATGCTATATATACAGCTGAGAAAA TTGGATCatataaaccttctttaAGGAATTTCGATTATGCTATAGAaaacatcaagaaagatTTCGGattagagaaagaagatattttgattgttgcCAATTCAAAATACCATGATATTCAACC TGGAAACAAGAAAGATCTCAAATCAGCTTGGATAGATAGAGATAAAGCTTCGATGGGTGTATCAGCTTATAAAGATGTTAAACCAACTTATCAATTCTCAACTATGATTGAATTCGCAAATGCTATGGTCAAAGATAAGTCATAG